From the genome of Streptomyces sp. NBC_01260, one region includes:
- a CDS encoding PRC-barrel domain-containing protein, with product MSDNIWGYQPTTGYTAGADLTGYKVEATDGSIGKVDKHSDDVNSAYLVVDTGVWIFGKHVLLPAGTVRTIDEAERKIFVDLTKDQIKDSPEFDKDKHVGDAGYHEQVGGYYRSHRRS from the coding sequence ATGAGTGACAACATCTGGGGCTATCAGCCGACCACCGGTTACACCGCGGGCGCCGACCTGACGGGGTACAAGGTGGAAGCGACCGATGGAAGCATCGGCAAGGTCGACAAGCACTCGGACGATGTCAACTCCGCCTACCTCGTGGTCGATACCGGTGTCTGGATCTTCGGCAAGCACGTTCTGCTGCCGGCCGGCACCGTGCGCACCATTGACGAGGCCGAGCGGAAGATCTTTGTCGACCTCACCAAGGACCAGATCAAGGACTCGCCCGAGTTCGACAAGGACAAGCATGTCGGGGACGCGGGGTACCACGAGCAGGTCGGCGGCTACTACCGGAGCCACCGCCGCTCCTGA
- a CDS encoding hydrophobic protein, which yields MVPVLLVLLLALILFGAGFALKILWWIAAIVLIVWLLGFVIRPAAGGGKRGRWYRW from the coding sequence ATGGTTCCTGTTCTTCTCGTTCTTCTGCTCGCCCTGATCCTTTTCGGCGCGGGTTTCGCACTCAAGATCCTTTGGTGGATCGCCGCCATCGTGCTGATCGTATGGCTGCTGGGCTTCGTCATCCGCCCTGCGGCGGGCGGCGGCAAGCGTGGCCGCTGGTACCGCTGGTAG
- a CDS encoding CsbD family protein encodes MAADEKAQAKGEQVEGKVKKVVGGAVGNESMKAEGRADETKGDLRQAKEKAKDAIKE; translated from the coding sequence GTGGCTGCGGATGAGAAGGCTCAGGCCAAGGGCGAACAGGTCGAGGGCAAGGTCAAGAAGGTCGTCGGAGGCGCTGTCGGCAACGAGTCCATGAAGGCCGAGGGGCGCGCCGACGAAACCAAGGGTGACCTGCGCCAGGCCAAGGAGAAGGCCAAGGACGCCATCAAGGAGTAA
- a CDS encoding gas vesicle structural protein GvpA produces the protein MSATTYSDEVVACPPRAGTLYDVLELILDRGMVIDVFIRVSLVGIEILKIDARIVVASVDTYLRFAEACNRLDLERDSGSTTVPELLSGGVAKSVGKRKVRKAAETMGDTVRKAVGGGDDKSDDEDEDEQHERPKKRRAPARSSQSRRRRVAA, from the coding sequence ATGAGTGCGACCACTTACTCCGACGAGGTAGTGGCCTGCCCGCCGCGCGCCGGCACGCTGTACGACGTACTGGAATTGATTCTTGACCGCGGCATGGTGATCGACGTATTCATCCGGGTGTCGCTCGTCGGCATCGAGATCCTGAAGATCGACGCGCGCATCGTCGTCGCGAGCGTGGACACGTACCTCCGGTTCGCCGAGGCCTGCAACAGGCTCGACCTCGAACGCGATTCCGGCAGCACCACCGTCCCCGAGCTGCTCAGTGGCGGTGTGGCCAAGTCCGTCGGCAAGCGCAAGGTTCGTAAAGCCGCCGAGACCATGGGTGACACCGTGCGCAAGGCGGTGGGTGGCGGCGACGACAAGTCCGACGACGAGGACGAGGACGAGCAGCACGAACGCCCGAAGAAGCGGCGAGCGCCTGCCCGCAGCAGCCAGAGCCGGCGCCGGCGCGTGGCGGCATGA
- a CDS encoding gas vesicle protein GvpO, with the protein MAEERRTRAAKAKTATARRAAPARGPEHAAKAACRSLEGLIGHPAEGVSAVRHSDDGWCVVVDVLEVPRIPDTTSLLASYEVQLDRAGELLEYQRVRRYRRGSADE; encoded by the coding sequence ATGGCAGAAGAACGTCGCACACGCGCCGCGAAAGCAAAGACGGCGACCGCCCGCCGCGCGGCACCCGCGCGAGGCCCGGAACATGCGGCGAAGGCTGCCTGTCGGAGCCTGGAGGGGCTCATCGGTCACCCCGCAGAGGGTGTGTCCGCAGTCAGACATTCCGACGACGGCTGGTGCGTGGTCGTGGACGTCCTGGAAGTGCCCCGGATCCCGGACACCACAAGCCTCCTCGCCTCGTACGAGGTGCAGCTCGACCGGGCCGGCGAACTCCTGGAATACCAGCGGGTCCGCCGGTACCGGCGGGGTTCCGCCGACGAATGA